The Chitinophaga pinensis DSM 2588 region CGGCGGGCATGGGTGGTGGTACCGGTACCGGTGGCGCTCCTATCATCGCACGTATATGTAAGGAACTGGGTATTCTTACGGTGGGTATTGTTACTACACCCTTCTCCTACGAAGGGAAGAAAAGGATGGCACAGGCAGATGAAGGCATCTCCAGACTGAAAGAATCTGTAGATACACTCCTGATCATCTCTAATGACAAACTGCGCCAGAAATACGGCGATCTGAAATTCAAGGCAGCTTTCGAAAAAGCAGATAACGTATTAGCTACAGCGGCTAAATGTATCACCGATGTGATCAACTCCACTGGTCAGATCAACGTGGACTTTGCCGATGTATGTACAGTAATGCGTAATGGTGGTGTGGCCATCCTCGGCGCCGCTGTTGCAGAAGGTGAAAACCGTGCACAGAAAGCGATCGAAGATGCACTGACATCTCCGCTGCTGAACGACAACGATATTCGCGGTGCAAAATGGATCCTTATCAACATCGCATCCCAGGAAGGTGAGTTCGAACATACCCTGGATGAAATGGATACGATCCAGGCATACGTACAAAGCCAGGCAGGTGAAGATTGCGATGTGATCCTCGGTGTCGGTTATGACGATACGCTTGACCGCAAACTGGGCGTTACCATTATCGCTACCGGTTTTGAACAGAAACCGATCCAGCAGGTAAAAATGACGCCACAGGATCCTTCCCTCAATCAGCCCAAAATCGTAATGCAGCTGGGCCAGAACGGTGATGAAAATAAGATGAACAATACCGCACGTCAAAGTACGCCGTTGTTCGTCGAACCAGCGGACCATATGGCTCCCCGCCTGGTAGAACCTGTGGTGACCCAGCCAGTAACGACTTATCCGCCAGTGCAACCCGCACAGCCGGAAAGACAAAACTATACGCTCAACGTTGAGCCGGTAAATACGCACCAGCAACCAGTAGCAGGTTACAACAGCGGCAACGTAAATGTAATACAGCCTAATCCGGCTGCAGGTGGATACCCTTCCGGTCCCGCTTACATCTACATTGAACCAGGCAACAACACACCGGCCTCCGATGCTGAAATGAAAATCGTCTTCAGAGAAGAAGACCAGGCGCCAAACGCCCCTTCAGAAATTCATCTGCACGCATTTGAAGAACAACTGGAAGAGCAGAAACGTAAACAGGCTGAACGCGTGGCAAAACTGCGCAGCATCAGCTTCAACGTGAAAGGCATAGAGAATAATGCTGAGATGGAAAACATCCCTGCTTACATCCGCCGCAATATCAACCTCGATAACGGCGCAGGTTCCGCAGAGAATTTCTACTCTAACTATACTGTTTCCGATGGTCAGAATAACCAGGCAGAAATCAATACGATTAATACCTTTTTAGATGGGAAAAAACCCGATTGATCTATTCGGACGTTTGATTGTTTTTTAGTTGTGTTAAAGAAAGTCCTCCGGTTCCCCGGAGGACTTTTTTTATGCGCTCTCCACGAGATATACAATCAATAACATACTTACCAGGAAAATAAAAGCAGTCAGCAACGTAATCAGCAGCGACGAATGATGATACACCCCCTCCGTCAACTGCTGCTCCGTACGTTTATACCTGATATAAGAGAATACCGTCGTACTGGCGCCGACAGCAACCAGCAATATGCCTGCAATCGCAGAATAACCCCTGGAAGGGATGATATATTCCTTTCCCAATGCCAGAGACAGCTGCTTCACGAAAAGCGAAAATTTGACCACTACAAAGCCAAATGCCATGATGCCGATACTGGTCCTTGTCCATGCAAGGAGTGTACGCTCATTGGCAAGATGATCGCTTGCGCTTCCTTTTTGTTTGGTTTCAGCCATATGCAGGTATTTTCAGAAAAGCAGCAAAGCACGTTCCTGATTCCATCATAAAGGGGAAAAATCCCCTGCGAAGGGAGAGGATTTTTCCTTGTTAACAGCTGCTTAACAATTCTCCCCTGCGGATATCCTCACTTTTGATACCGTAATACTTTACCCCCACAACGGTTTAAAACATATGACCTCACTATTAAAAAATGCCTCCTATGGATTTTAAAGATCAGCTCAAACAACTGGGCGACAGAGTCGCCAGACTAAAAGATCAGATACTGACAGAAGAAGCTACTAAAAATGCCTTCATTATGCCTTTCATCCAATGCCTTGGATACGACGTGTTCAATCCCTTGGAAGTAACGCCCGAATTCATCGCTGACATCGGTATCAAAAAAGGTGAAAAAGTAGACTATGCCATCATACAGGACGGTAAACCCACTATCCTCGTGGAATGTAAACACTGGTCCACTGATCTCAATCCGCACAACAGCCAGTTGTTCCGCTACTTTCATTGCACCAGCGCAAGATTCAGCATCCTGACAAATGGCATTCATTACAAGTTCTACACAGACCTGGTAGAACCTAATAAAATGGATGAAAAACCCTTCTTCGAATTCTATATTGATGACCTGAAAGAAAATCAGACAGAAAAGCTGAAAGAGTTTCACAAGAGCTACTTTGACCTGGATAAAATATTAACAACTGCCAGCGAACTGAAATACACCAATGAAATAAAAAACATCATTGCCGGTGATCTCAATGAACCGTCTGACGAGTTCACACGCTACTTCGCAAAACTTGTTTATCCCTCCTCTGTAACAGCAAGAATCCTGGAGCAATTCAAAGGATTACTGAAGAAATCCTATCAACAGTTCATCAATGATACCATCAATGAAAGACTAAAATCTGCGCTCAATACACAACAGCAACAGGAGATAAAAGAAGAACCCGCAGAAACAGAAATACCCACCGGCGAGGATGCAAAAATCGTCACAACAGAAGAAGAACTGGAAGCATTCCATATCGTGCGTTCTATGCTGAGACAGAAGATAAGTGCAGGCCGTATCGTATTCAGAGATACACAGTCTTACTTCGGTATCTTACTGGATGATAATAACAGAAGACCTTTATGCAGGGTACACCTGAACGGCAAGCGGAAATACCTCTCACTGTTTGATAAAGACAATGAAGAAAGGATTGAAATTGGAAGTGTAGATGATATCTATGACTATGCAGATCAGCTGATGAAAGCAGCGGTGAAATATGATCCGGTGATTGCGGAGGAA contains the following coding sequences:
- a CDS encoding type I restriction endonuclease, giving the protein MDFKDQLKQLGDRVARLKDQILTEEATKNAFIMPFIQCLGYDVFNPLEVTPEFIADIGIKKGEKVDYAIIQDGKPTILVECKHWSTDLNPHNSQLFRYFHCTSARFSILTNGIHYKFYTDLVEPNKMDEKPFFEFYIDDLKENQTEKLKEFHKSYFDLDKILTTASELKYTNEIKNIIAGDLNEPSDEFTRYFAKLVYPSSVTARILEQFKGLLKKSYQQFINDTINERLKSALNTQQQQEIKEEPAETEIPTGEDAKIVTTEEELEAFHIVRSMLRQKISAGRIVFRDTQSYFGILLDDNNRRPLCRVHLNGKRKYLSLFDKDNEERIEIGSVDDIYDYADQLMKAAVKYDPVIAEEKNNK
- the ftsZ gene encoding cell division protein FtsZ, coding for MIHFDLPKEKSSIIKVIGIGGGGSNAVNHMFNQHIEGVNFIICNTDAQAISNSPVPNKIQLGPHLTQGLGAGANPRIGEQATEESFEEIKKILEVNTKMAFITAGMGGGTGTGGAPIIARICKELGILTVGIVTTPFSYEGKKRMAQADEGISRLKESVDTLLIISNDKLRQKYGDLKFKAAFEKADNVLATAAKCITDVINSTGQINVDFADVCTVMRNGGVAILGAAVAEGENRAQKAIEDALTSPLLNDNDIRGAKWILINIASQEGEFEHTLDEMDTIQAYVQSQAGEDCDVILGVGYDDTLDRKLGVTIIATGFEQKPIQQVKMTPQDPSLNQPKIVMQLGQNGDENKMNNTARQSTPLFVEPADHMAPRLVEPVVTQPVTTYPPVQPAQPERQNYTLNVEPVNTHQQPVAGYNSGNVNVIQPNPAAGGYPSGPAYIYIEPGNNTPASDAEMKIVFREEDQAPNAPSEIHLHAFEEQLEEQKRKQAERVAKLRSISFNVKGIENNAEMENIPAYIRRNINLDNGAGSAENFYSNYTVSDGQNNQAEINTINTFLDGKKPD
- a CDS encoding YidH family protein, which codes for MAETKQKGSASDHLANERTLLAWTRTSIGIMAFGFVVVKFSLFVKQLSLALGKEYIIPSRGYSAIAGILLVAVGASTTVFSYIRYKRTEQQLTEGVYHHSSLLITLLTAFIFLVSMLLIVYLVESA